From Triticum urartu cultivar G1812 chromosome 2, Tu2.1, whole genome shotgun sequence, a single genomic window includes:
- the LOC125536309 gene encoding protein TIFY 10b-like → MAASARQGERATSFAMACSLLSRYVRQNGAAAAELGLGINKGEAEAHRAADTKSTLPGAEGEEAGRKKETMELFPQSAGLQDAAAPDATREEDKSQLTIFYGGKVLVFNDFPADKAKGLMQLAGKGSPVVQNVSATTTAADTAKVQTAVLAPASSLPSDPVNAHKSARPNASDLPIARKASLHRFLEKRKDRLHAKAPYQASPSDATPVKKEFENQPWLGLGPNAALKPNQ, encoded by the exons ATGGCGGCTTCCGCGAGGCAGGGGGAGAGGGCGACCAGCTTCGCCATGGCCTGCAGCCTGCTCAGCCGCTACGTCCGCCAgaacggcgccgccgccgccgagctcggCCTCGGAATCAACAAGG GTGAGGCCGAGGCTCACAGGGCGGCGGACACGAAGAGCACTTTGCCCGGGGCGGAGGGCGAGGAGGCCGGCAGGAAGAAGGAGACCATGGAGCTCTTCCCGCAGAGCGCCGGCCTGCAGGACGCCGCCGCCCCTGATGCTACCAG GGAGGAAGACAAGAGCCAGCTGACCATCTTCTATGGTGGGAAGGTGCTCGTGTTCAACGATTTCCCAGCCGACAAGGCAAAGGGCCTGATGCAGTTGGCTGGCAAGGGCAGCCCTGTTGTTCAGAACGTCTCTGCGACCACAACTGCTGCAGACACCGCCAAGGTCCAGACGGCCGTGCTGGCCCCGGCAAGTAGTTTGCCTAGTGATCCGGTTAATGCTCACAAGTCTGCTCGTCCGAATGCTTCTG ATCTGCCAATTGCTAGAAAGGCGTCACTTCACCGATTCCTTGAGAAGAGAAAGGATCG TCTGCATGCAAAGGCACCATATCAAGCTTCTCCTTCTGATGCAACACCAGTCAAGAAGGAGTTTGAGAACCAGCCATGGCTTGGACTGGGGCCGAATGCCGCCCTGAAGCCAAACCAATAA